A window of Auraticoccus monumenti contains these coding sequences:
- a CDS encoding transglutaminase family protein, protein MRASDRSAIAVMIAVALSSLTLLPLTQDLSYVPLALVVTVAVTLVGGVGRRLALGNGAVLGVQTLVLVAFVLGIALALGGAEDGFLSQVAGLYTSAAEHMRTQAAPMPPHPGVKLLLVTAVGVVAVLTDVLVEGIERPAWAIAPPLTLYLVPALGLAEDLSWWPFVLLAVGYAVVLLSEGLTAADRWPRSVGSADHPQSDQGTHLGYAVRAAAMVVVPVIAATVLVGTVLPLPGQLGWGSAAGRGADGPLQMTDPTLDLKRNLTQPEDYTVLSYQTDGPSGSYLRMASLPVFNDSGWQSAAIALQPGSDLPPPPGLTSEPARTRTTEIQIGDFRSEYLPLPYATRSFQAEGEWAFDDVSLMVLGTGQERNEATRNLSYQVESVDIEPEGSRLTEAEPGTPEDANLTAALPPDLPAEIIDTALEVTQDAESPALKAAALQAFLRSSEFTYSTEPNQGTTYEQLADFLVRDRRGYCEQFAGSMAVMARVVGIPSRVAVGFLPGSRTASGWEVSVRDMHAWPELYFEGEGWVRFEPTPALVTGNAPPWTIEGTNAGGDSTDGAADPSASSAPSASESSASTPTPTPSDSSDALAPTDGAFPWGRVAAAVGVLLGVGALLAVPGLLRLRRRRLRLDHGGEVRDRVERAWAELRDTALDTGQTWPGGSPRSVGTTVAADLEAGPARALTALSQLVERARYARSLETHANVTGLTQEVLEGMTRHLTWDSRLLAAVWPKSLFAGVEWRVPDRFRFWEHIRLPGRHR, encoded by the coding sequence ATGCGTGCCTCTGACCGCAGCGCGATCGCGGTGATGATCGCGGTGGCCCTGTCGAGCCTGACGCTGCTGCCCCTGACGCAGGACCTCAGCTACGTGCCGCTGGCCCTGGTGGTCACCGTCGCCGTCACCCTGGTCGGTGGTGTCGGCCGACGGCTGGCCCTGGGCAACGGCGCGGTGCTCGGCGTCCAGACCCTGGTGCTGGTGGCCTTCGTGCTGGGTATCGCCCTGGCCCTGGGTGGGGCCGAGGACGGTTTCCTCAGCCAGGTGGCTGGGCTGTACACCTCGGCCGCCGAGCACATGCGCACCCAGGCGGCGCCGATGCCCCCGCACCCGGGGGTCAAGCTGCTGCTGGTCACCGCGGTCGGGGTGGTGGCCGTGCTGACCGACGTGCTGGTGGAGGGCATCGAGCGTCCGGCCTGGGCCATCGCGCCCCCGCTGACGCTCTACCTGGTGCCGGCCCTGGGGCTGGCCGAGGACCTGAGCTGGTGGCCCTTCGTGCTGCTGGCGGTCGGGTACGCGGTGGTCCTGCTCAGCGAGGGGCTGACCGCCGCCGACCGCTGGCCGCGGTCGGTGGGCAGCGCCGACCACCCGCAGTCCGACCAGGGCACCCACCTGGGCTACGCGGTGCGCGCCGCGGCCATGGTGGTGGTCCCGGTGATCGCGGCGACCGTGCTGGTGGGCACGGTGCTGCCGCTGCCCGGACAGCTGGGGTGGGGCTCCGCCGCCGGTCGCGGGGCCGACGGCCCGCTGCAGATGACGGACCCGACGCTGGACCTCAAGCGCAACCTGACCCAGCCCGAGGACTACACGGTGCTGTCGTACCAGACCGACGGCCCCTCGGGCAGCTACCTGCGGATGGCCAGCCTGCCGGTGTTCAACGACTCGGGGTGGCAGAGCGCGGCCATCGCGCTGCAGCCGGGTTCGGACCTGCCACCGCCGCCGGGGCTGACCAGCGAGCCGGCCCGCACCCGCACCACCGAGATCCAGATCGGTGACTTCCGCTCCGAGTACCTGCCCCTCCCCTACGCCACCCGCTCCTTCCAGGCCGAGGGCGAGTGGGCCTTCGACGACGTGTCGCTGATGGTGCTGGGCACCGGCCAGGAGCGGAACGAGGCCACCCGCAACCTCTCCTACCAGGTGGAGAGCGTGGACATCGAGCCCGAGGGCAGCCGCCTCACCGAGGCCGAGCCCGGGACCCCGGAGGACGCCAACCTGACGGCGGCGCTGCCCCCGGACCTCCCCGCGGAGATCATCGACACCGCCCTGGAGGTGACCCAGGACGCCGAGAGCCCCGCGCTCAAGGCCGCGGCGCTGCAGGCCTTCCTGCGCTCCAGCGAGTTCACCTACAGCACCGAGCCCAACCAGGGCACGACCTATGAGCAGCTGGCGGACTTCCTGGTCCGGGACCGGCGCGGCTACTGCGAGCAGTTCGCCGGGTCGATGGCCGTGATGGCCCGCGTGGTGGGCATCCCCAGCCGGGTCGCGGTCGGGTTCCTGCCCGGCAGCCGCACCGCCAGCGGCTGGGAGGTCTCGGTCCGCGACATGCACGCCTGGCCGGAGCTGTACTTCGAGGGCGAGGGCTGGGTGCGTTTCGAGCCGACGCCCGCGCTGGTCACGGGCAACGCCCCGCCGTGGACCATCGAGGGCACCAACGCCGGTGGCGACTCCACCGACGGCGCCGCCGACCCGAGCGCCTCCTCCGCCCCCTCGGCCTCGGAGAGCAGCGCCTCCACCCCGACCCCGACCCCGAGCGACTCCTCCGACGCCCTGGCACCGACCGACGGGGCCTTCCCCTGGGGCCGGGTCGCGGCCGCGGTGGGGGTCCTGCTGGGCGTGGGGGCCCTGCTGGCCGTGCCCGGTCTGCTCCGGCTGCGTCGTCGGCGGCTGCGGCTGGACCACGGCGGTGAGGTGCGCGACCGGGTGGAACGGGCCTGGGCCGAGCTGCGCGACACCGCGCTGGACACCGGTCAGACCTGGCCCGGCGGCTCACCCCGCAGCGTGGGGACGACCGTCGCGGCCGACCTCGAGGCCGGGCCCGCCCGCGCCCTCACCGCGCTGTCGCAGCTGGTCGAGCGGGCCCGCTACGCCAGGAGCCTGGAGACCCACGCCAACGTGACCGGGCTGACCCAGGAGGTGCTGGAGGGGATGACCCGCCACCTCACCTGGGACAGCCGGCTGCTGGCTGCGGTGTGGCCGAAGTCGTTGTTCGCCGGGGTGGAGTGGCGGGTGCCGGACCGGTTCCGCTTCTGGGAGCACATCAGGCTCCCCGGACGCCACCGCTGA
- a CDS encoding DUF3040 domain-containing protein, whose translation MALSEEERRLLAQMEAALAAEDPKLANALRGTRRRGVQGRHAALAGVGFFAGVALLIAGLQTYWWVSVIGFVLMSASVAVAVTGWRPTGPDTGPGEPSRDPSRTPGSSSSGNGGAGFMDKMEERWRRRQDEGL comes from the coding sequence ATGGCCCTCTCCGAGGAAGAGCGAAGGCTCCTCGCGCAGATGGAGGCCGCCCTGGCGGCCGAGGACCCCAAGCTCGCGAACGCGCTGCGTGGGACCCGCCGACGAGGCGTGCAGGGGCGACATGCTGCCCTCGCAGGAGTCGGCTTCTTCGCCGGCGTCGCGCTGCTCATCGCCGGCCTCCAGACCTACTGGTGGGTCAGCGTGATCGGCTTCGTCCTGATGTCCGCCTCGGTGGCCGTCGCGGTGACGGGCTGGCGCCCGACCGGGCCCGACACCGGCCCCGGAGAACCCAGCCGCGACCCCAGCCGCACCCCTGGCTCGTCCAGCAGCGGCAACGGTGGCGCAGGCTTCATGGACAAGATGGAAGAGCGCTGGCGTCGCCGCCAGGACGAGGGTCTCTGA
- the dinB gene encoding DNA polymerase IV yields MSTILHVDMDAFYASVELRRRPDLIGRPMIVGGSTRGVVLSASYEARAQGVRSGMPMTQARRLSPQAEVIPPDMDSYAAVSRAVMAVFDQFTPVVEAASIDEAFLDVTGSMRLFGSAVQIGETLRAVVADEQQITCSVGIGPNKFVAKLASRSAKPDGLVEVAADQVVEYLHPLPVERLWGVGEATAEKLHRLGLTTVGELAHTPESTLRRAFGPHAGVHLARLAWGRDERVVVARPPERSIGSEQTFARDIDDPVLVRRELLRMADRTAGRLRRAGVLGRTVTVSIRFADFTSLTRSATVSSPTDVTEEIYAQAVAIHARLGLQRARIRRVGVRVEGLVDRDEAYRQPELTEPDHGWREAEQAIDAATRRFGPSAVQRAVLTRRERRGVVEESDGHLRGAAPAPSDRGRRH; encoded by the coding sequence GTGAGCACGATCCTGCACGTCGACATGGACGCCTTCTACGCCTCGGTCGAGCTGCGCCGGCGCCCGGACCTGATCGGTCGGCCGATGATCGTCGGCGGCTCGACCCGCGGGGTGGTGCTGTCGGCCAGCTACGAGGCCCGCGCCCAGGGCGTCCGCTCGGGGATGCCGATGACCCAGGCCCGCCGGCTCAGCCCGCAGGCCGAGGTCATCCCACCCGACATGGACTCCTACGCCGCGGTCTCGCGGGCGGTGATGGCGGTCTTCGACCAGTTCACCCCGGTGGTCGAGGCCGCCTCCATCGACGAGGCCTTCCTCGACGTGACGGGCTCGATGCGGCTCTTCGGCAGCGCGGTCCAGATCGGGGAGACGCTGCGCGCCGTGGTCGCCGACGAGCAGCAGATCACCTGCTCGGTGGGTATCGGGCCCAACAAGTTCGTGGCCAAGCTGGCCTCCCGCTCGGCCAAGCCCGACGGCCTGGTCGAGGTGGCCGCCGACCAGGTGGTGGAGTACCTGCACCCGCTGCCGGTGGAGCGGCTGTGGGGGGTGGGGGAGGCGACCGCCGAGAAGCTGCACCGGCTCGGGCTGACCACGGTGGGCGAGCTGGCCCACACCCCGGAGTCGACCCTGCGCCGGGCCTTCGGCCCGCACGCCGGCGTGCACCTGGCCCGGCTGGCCTGGGGACGCGACGAGCGGGTGGTGGTCGCCCGCCCTCCCGAGCGGAGCATCGGCAGCGAGCAGACCTTCGCCCGCGACATCGACGACCCGGTGCTGGTGCGCCGTGAGCTGCTGCGGATGGCGGACCGGACCGCGGGACGGCTGCGCCGGGCGGGGGTCCTCGGCCGCACCGTGACGGTCTCGATCCGCTTCGCCGACTTCACCTCCCTCACCCGGTCGGCCACCGTCTCCAGCCCGACCGACGTGACGGAGGAGATCTACGCCCAGGCGGTGGCCATCCACGCCCGGCTCGGGCTGCAGCGGGCCCGGATCCGACGGGTCGGGGTCCGGGTCGAGGGTCTGGTCGACCGGGACGAGGCCTACCGCCAGCCCGAGCTGACCGAGCCCGACCACGGCTGGCGCGAGGCCGAGCAGGCCATCGACGCCGCCACCCGCCGCTTCGGGCCCAGCGCGGTCCAGCGGGCGGTGCTGACCCGGCGCGAGCGGCGCGGTGTGGTGGAGGAGTCCGACGGCCACCTCCGCGGGGCGGCGCCCGCCCCCTCCGACCGTGGCCGCCGGCACTGA
- a CDS encoding methyltransferase domain-containing protein — protein sequence MAESRRRGSVAQSFLTDLLDGQLADWLTGDHRPGASVVDIGGGTGGLAVALATRGHMITVVDPSPDALAALQRRAAEADLTDYITGLQGDTADLSSLFGASSVDVVLCHRVLELLPDPRQALADIAEVLDQRGALSLLVAQRHPVVLSQAVAGDFAHARRTWADPHLLDRARVVDLLTGAGWTVQDVHGIGAVSEQVPERHLERPDRFEELLRLEREVSQDPAFASLAPWVHVFAIRG from the coding sequence ATGGCGGAGTCGAGGCGTCGCGGGTCGGTGGCGCAGAGCTTCCTCACCGACCTGCTGGACGGTCAGCTCGCCGACTGGCTGACCGGCGACCACCGGCCCGGGGCCAGCGTGGTGGACATCGGTGGCGGCACCGGCGGGCTCGCGGTGGCGCTGGCGACGCGGGGTCACATGATCACCGTGGTCGACCCCAGCCCGGACGCCCTGGCGGCGCTGCAGCGGCGGGCGGCCGAGGCCGACCTGACCGACTACATCACCGGGCTCCAGGGCGACACCGCCGACCTCTCCAGCCTCTTCGGGGCCTCCTCGGTGGACGTGGTGCTCTGTCACCGGGTGCTGGAGCTGCTCCCCGACCCCCGGCAGGCCCTGGCCGACATCGCCGAGGTCCTGGACCAGCGCGGGGCGCTCAGCCTGCTCGTCGCCCAGCGCCACCCCGTGGTGCTCAGCCAGGCGGTGGCCGGTGACTTCGCCCACGCCCGCCGCACCTGGGCCGACCCGCACCTGCTCGACCGGGCCCGTGTCGTGGACCTGCTCACCGGGGCCGGCTGGACGGTCCAGGACGTGCACGGGATCGGCGCCGTCTCCGAGCAGGTGCCCGAGCGCCACCTGGAGCGACCGGACCGCTTCGAGGAGCTGCTCCGCCTGGAGCGCGAGGTCAGCCAGGACCCGGCCTTCGCCTCGCTGGCGCCCTGGGTGCACGTCTTCGCCATCCGCGGCTGA
- a CDS encoding DNA polymerase III subunit alpha, which translates to MDDPFVHLRVASGYSLRHGASHPAALVRAAAEAEMDTLALTDRDGLYGAVRFAGACLQTGIAPVLGVDLAVPPELVDAPPQATRTRQPVRGGAVRDAGLPRVVVLASSPAGWGRLCRLVSATHLSGQRGEPVCSTALLAEHAASGDLVVLLGGDSELGRLVAEGRDGAAEESLRRWRLRLAPGQLVLAATSHRMPGRGVGSLSQAARMVAMADHHRVPVVLTNAVRMAERRLAPTLDVLDSARRLVPLSSRNVDRRNAEGYLKTGKEMLEVAHEVAARAGRDERGAGRLVADTRQLALRCRLDPRADLGLGSVHLPELEVLDVDASGVRRSGAPVGELGMQVLRDRCEAGLAGRYGSADQRVRRRLEDELATIASMGYASYFLTVADVVTMIKAMGVRCAARGSGAGSLVNYLLGISGIDPLRHGLLMERFLSPLRQALPDIDLDVESARRLDIYRQVLATFGGERVACVAMMDTYRVRHAVRDVGAALSLPPAEVDAIAKAFPHVRARDARAALRDLPELRAAGLGERRLEVLFSLVESLDGLPRHVALHPCGILLSDATLLDRTPVEASHDGFPMSQFDKDDVEEMGFLKLDLLGIRMQSSMAHAVSEISRTEGVEVDVDALSPFDDEPTYDMIGKAATLGCFQIESPGQRELVGKFGPSTFDDIIIDISLFRPGPVKSEMVTPFLEARQGWREPVYPHPDLEPFLAPTGGVVVFHEQVIQIISVMTGCTLAEGDEKRRALGDREGQRETRAWFEHRARRRGYDEAVIARIWAVLEAFASFGFCKAHAAAFALPTYQSAWLKAHWPAHFLAGVLTHDPGMYPKRLILEEARRLGVAILGLDVNESRDVYRVEQMSRLDEPPPSVLGQPSRLAPGDGLPDGRPWGIRISLADVSGISESEVASIIAGQPYHSVSDFWFRARVSHSVAERLVLAGGFDSLYGIGSTLGVRRRQKVTRRDLLLAVADLQRNDSADARTRSRARGLRRASLPTQAHAALSAGDPAARAGRQSRAAAQVQEQDVQLPLDFTDPEEASDAPDTLWAEEGEPEALDPAPGPDRFPDAHLVASGLPELTEAERVRAELNILGLDVSRHVVEFYRPLLIALGVCDAADLLKARSRSELLVAGVKVATQTPPVRSGRRVVFLTLDDSTGPLDATFFEDAQGHYAGTVFSSWMLVVRGVLRRTGPRGVSLRATGCWDLQQLHQVWQEAQLGGADPEAALDAVRAVIADSPDLSRTAWQQEREAQEPTTADDDGRSRAGGMGQRRVLVHASGFRQSPYADIKPAGESSDSQLRKLWHTSSGSSGR; encoded by the coding sequence ATGGACGACCCCTTCGTGCACCTCCGGGTCGCCTCGGGCTACTCGCTGCGCCACGGCGCCTCCCACCCCGCCGCCCTGGTGCGGGCGGCCGCCGAGGCCGAGATGGACACCCTCGCCCTCACCGACCGCGACGGGCTCTACGGCGCCGTCCGCTTCGCCGGGGCCTGCCTGCAGACCGGCATCGCACCGGTGCTGGGGGTCGACCTCGCCGTCCCGCCCGAGCTGGTGGACGCCCCGCCGCAGGCCACCCGGACCCGCCAGCCGGTGCGCGGTGGCGCGGTCCGCGACGCCGGGCTGCCCCGGGTGGTGGTGCTGGCCTCCTCCCCGGCCGGCTGGGGGCGGCTCTGCCGGCTGGTCTCGGCCACCCACCTCTCCGGTCAGCGTGGGGAGCCGGTGTGCAGCACGGCCCTGCTGGCCGAGCACGCCGCCTCCGGGGACCTGGTGGTGCTGCTGGGCGGGGACTCCGAGCTCGGCCGGCTGGTGGCCGAGGGGCGCGACGGGGCGGCGGAGGAGTCGCTGCGGCGGTGGCGGCTGCGGCTGGCCCCCGGTCAGCTGGTGCTGGCCGCCACCTCGCACCGGATGCCCGGTCGCGGGGTCGGCTCCCTCAGCCAGGCCGCCCGGATGGTCGCCATGGCCGACCACCACCGGGTCCCGGTCGTGCTGACCAACGCGGTCCGGATGGCCGAGCGGCGGCTGGCCCCCACCCTCGACGTCCTCGACTCCGCCCGCCGGCTGGTGCCGCTGAGCTCGCGCAACGTCGACCGGCGCAACGCCGAGGGCTACCTCAAGACCGGCAAGGAGATGCTGGAGGTCGCGCACGAGGTGGCGGCCCGGGCCGGGCGCGACGAGCGCGGGGCGGGGCGGCTGGTGGCCGACACCCGCCAGCTGGCCCTGCGCTGCCGGCTCGACCCGCGGGCCGACCTCGGCCTGGGGTCGGTCCACCTCCCCGAGCTGGAGGTGCTGGACGTCGACGCCTCGGGGGTGCGGCGCTCCGGTGCGCCGGTGGGCGAGCTGGGCATGCAGGTGCTGCGCGACCGCTGCGAGGCCGGGCTGGCCGGGCGCTACGGCTCCGCCGACCAACGGGTCCGCCGGCGGCTGGAGGACGAGCTGGCCACCATCGCCTCGATGGGTTACGCCTCCTACTTCCTCACCGTGGCCGACGTGGTGACCATGATCAAGGCGATGGGGGTGCGCTGCGCGGCCCGCGGGTCCGGTGCCGGCAGCCTGGTCAACTACCTGCTGGGCATCTCCGGCATCGACCCGCTGCGCCACGGCCTGCTGATGGAGCGCTTCCTCTCCCCGCTGCGCCAGGCCCTGCCCGACATCGACCTCGACGTGGAGTCCGCCCGCCGTCTCGACATCTACCGCCAGGTGCTGGCCACCTTCGGCGGTGAGCGGGTGGCCTGCGTGGCGATGATGGACACCTACCGGGTCCGCCACGCCGTCCGCGACGTGGGGGCCGCGCTCAGCCTGCCCCCGGCCGAGGTGGACGCCATCGCCAAGGCCTTCCCCCACGTCCGCGCCCGCGACGCCCGGGCGGCCCTGCGCGACCTCCCCGAGCTCCGCGCCGCCGGGCTGGGGGAGCGTCGGCTGGAGGTGCTGTTCTCCCTGGTGGAGTCCCTGGACGGGCTGCCGCGGCACGTCGCCCTGCACCCCTGCGGGATCCTGCTCAGCGACGCCACCCTGCTGGACCGCACCCCGGTCGAGGCCAGCCACGACGGGTTCCCGATGAGCCAGTTCGACAAGGACGACGTGGAGGAGATGGGCTTCCTCAAGCTGGACCTGCTGGGGATCCGGATGCAGTCCTCGATGGCCCACGCGGTCAGCGAGATCTCCCGCACCGAGGGCGTCGAGGTGGACGTGGACGCGCTCAGCCCCTTCGACGACGAGCCCACCTACGACATGATCGGCAAGGCGGCCACGCTGGGCTGCTTCCAGATCGAGTCCCCGGGTCAGCGCGAGCTGGTCGGCAAGTTCGGGCCCAGCACCTTCGACGACATCATCATCGACATCTCGCTGTTCCGGCCCGGTCCGGTCAAGAGCGAGATGGTGACCCCCTTCCTGGAGGCCCGCCAGGGCTGGCGCGAGCCGGTCTACCCCCACCCGGACCTGGAGCCGTTCCTGGCCCCGACCGGGGGCGTGGTGGTCTTCCACGAGCAGGTGATCCAGATCATCTCCGTGATGACCGGCTGCACCCTGGCCGAGGGGGACGAGAAGCGCCGCGCCCTGGGCGACCGCGAGGGCCAGCGCGAGACCCGCGCCTGGTTCGAGCACCGGGCCCGGCGACGCGGCTACGACGAGGCGGTGATCGCCCGGATCTGGGCGGTGCTGGAGGCCTTCGCCTCGTTCGGGTTCTGCAAGGCCCACGCGGCGGCGTTCGCCCTGCCCACCTACCAGTCGGCCTGGCTGAAGGCCCACTGGCCGGCGCACTTCCTGGCCGGGGTGCTCACCCACGACCCGGGCATGTACCCCAAGCGGCTGATCCTGGAGGAGGCCCGGCGGCTCGGGGTGGCGATCCTGGGGCTGGACGTCAACGAGAGCCGTGACGTCTACCGGGTGGAGCAGATGAGCCGGCTGGACGAGCCGCCGCCCTCGGTGCTGGGGCAGCCCTCGCGGCTGGCCCCCGGCGACGGGCTGCCCGACGGGCGGCCGTGGGGGATCCGGATCTCGCTGGCCGACGTGTCAGGCATCTCCGAGTCCGAGGTGGCCTCGATCATCGCCGGGCAGCCGTACCACTCGGTCTCGGACTTCTGGTTCCGGGCCCGGGTCAGCCACTCGGTGGCCGAGCGGCTGGTGCTGGCCGGGGGCTTCGACTCCCTCTACGGCATCGGCTCCACCCTCGGTGTGCGCCGGCGCCAGAAGGTGACCCGGCGGGACCTGCTGCTGGCCGTGGCCGACCTGCAGCGCAACGACTCCGCCGACGCCCGGACCCGCAGCCGGGCGCGGGGGCTGCGCCGGGCCAGCCTGCCCACCCAGGCACACGCCGCGCTGTCCGCCGGCGACCCCGCGGCCCGGGCCGGCCGCCAGTCCCGGGCGGCGGCGCAGGTGCAGGAGCAGGACGTCCAGCTGCCGCTGGACTTCACCGACCCCGAGGAGGCCTCGGACGCCCCCGACACCCTGTGGGCGGAGGAGGGGGAGCCGGAGGCGCTGGACCCCGCCCCCGGGCCCGACCGCTTCCCCGACGCCCACCTGGTGGCCTCCGGGCTGCCGGAGCTCACCGAGGCCGAGCGGGTCCGGGCCGAGCTCAACATCCTCGGCCTGGACGTCTCCCGGCACGTGGTCGAGTTCTACCGCCCGCTGCTGATCGCGCTCGGGGTCTGCGACGCGGCCGACCTGCTGAAGGCCCGCAGCCGCAGCGAGCTGCTGGTGGCCGGGGTCAAGGTGGCCACCCAGACGCCGCCGGTGCGGTCGGGACGCCGGGTGGTCTTCCTGACCCTGGACGACTCCACCGGACCGCTGGACGCCACCTTCTTCGAGGACGCCCAGGGCCACTACGCCGGCACCGTGTTCTCCTCCTGGATGCTGGTGGTCCGCGGGGTGCTGCGGCGCACCGGTCCGCGCGGGGTCTCGCTGCGGGCCACCGGCTGCTGGGACCTGCAGCAGCTGCACCAGGTCTGGCAGGAGGCCCAGCTCGGTGGCGCGGACCCCGAGGCCGCCCTGGACGCCGTGCGTGCCGTGATCGCGGACTCACCCGACCTGTCCCGCACCGCCTGGCAGCAGGAGCGGGAGGCGCAGGAGCCGACGACGGCCGACGACGACGGCCGCTCCCGGGCCGGTGGCATGGGTCAGCGACGGGTGCTGGTGCACGCCAGCGGCTTCCGCCAGTCGCCCTACGCCGACATCAAGCCGGCGGGTGAGTCCTCGGACAGCCAGCTGCGCAAGCTCTGGCACACCAGCTCGGGGAGCTCGGGCCGGTGA
- a CDS encoding DUF6504 family protein: MRRCDEPVEVRRGMVAGREGPAEFEWRGRRWLVHQLQESWVQTVDWWDSADVRSARGEQLDDTDAEPAGDLLVEEEVWRVEAGWQQRGQRGEPGVYELAHRWSDGRWRLQAVLD, translated from the coding sequence ATGCGTCGTTGTGATGAGCCCGTCGAGGTCCGCCGGGGGATGGTCGCCGGTCGGGAGGGGCCGGCCGAGTTCGAGTGGCGCGGGCGGCGGTGGCTGGTCCACCAGCTGCAGGAGTCCTGGGTGCAGACCGTCGACTGGTGGGACTCCGCCGACGTCCGGTCCGCGCGCGGCGAGCAGCTCGACGACACCGACGCCGAGCCCGCCGGCGACCTCCTCGTGGAGGAGGAGGTGTGGCGCGTGGAGGCCGGCTGGCAGCAGCGCGGCCAGCGCGGTGAACCGGGGGTCTACGAGCTGGCCCACCGCTGGTCCGACGGCCGGTGGCGGCTGCAGGCGGTGCTCGACTGA
- a CDS encoding RNA polymerase sigma factor codes for MSASDERVTAVVAVLHEQRGVPVLADLYDLTSPAVYAWALDHAPPPLAEQIVVETYTDLWTGAGTYRPGVSGWCWVTAHALVVLRRHHPPTGKDDPVP; via the coding sequence GTGAGCGCCAGCGACGAGCGGGTGACCGCCGTGGTCGCGGTCCTGCACGAGCAGCGGGGGGTGCCCGTCCTGGCCGACCTGTACGACCTCACCAGCCCGGCCGTCTACGCCTGGGCCCTCGACCACGCCCCGCCCCCGCTGGCCGAGCAGATCGTCGTGGAGACCTACACCGACCTCTGGACCGGGGCGGGCACCTACCGGCCCGGGGTGTCGGGGTGGTGCTGGGTGACGGCCCACGCGCTCGTCGTCCTGCGTCGTCACCACCCGCCGACCGGCAAGGACGACCCCGTCCCCTGA
- a CDS encoding alpha-glucosidase codes for MSDDATRTDDQAAWWRSAVVYQIYPRSFADSDGDGIGDLGGITARLDHLQTLGVDVLWLSPVHRSPQADNGYDISDYQDIDPLFGDLAQLDALLDGVHERGIRLLMDLVVNHTSDEHPWFLESRSSRENPKRDWYVWRDARPGTTPGEPGAEPNNWGSFFSGPAWHLDERTGQYYLHLFDRKQPDLNWENPEVRAAVHEMMRWWLDRGVDGFRMDVINFISKVPGLPDAPTAPGQQHGNAFALFADGPRIHEFLAEMTREVFAGREGQFLTVGEMPGVTPEEAVRYTDPARGEVDMVFQFEHVSLDTDPLDKFAWRGVELVTLKRSLHRWQDALAERGWNSLYWNNHDQPRVVSRFGDDDPQWREASAKALGTVLHGLRGTPYVYQGEELGMTNFPFTSADQHRDVEAVNYHARVLEQGLDEEAALAGMARVGRDNARTPVQWDDSPHAGFTTGEPWLPVNPNHTWLNAAAQAEDPTSVLHHYRALIRLRHELAVLAEGRTTLLLPDDPTLWVYTREHAGERLLVAVNCGREPRELEVDDTWVGAGLVLGNLPGTPEVLGSAGLRLGGWDARMYLRR; via the coding sequence ATGAGCGACGACGCGACCCGCACCGACGACCAGGCGGCCTGGTGGCGCTCGGCGGTGGTCTACCAGATCTACCCCCGCAGCTTCGCCGACTCCGACGGCGACGGCATCGGTGACCTGGGTGGGATCACCGCCCGGCTGGACCACCTGCAGACCCTCGGGGTGGACGTGCTCTGGCTCTCCCCGGTCCACCGCTCGCCCCAGGCCGACAACGGCTACGACATCAGCGACTACCAGGACATCGACCCGCTCTTCGGTGACCTGGCGCAGCTCGACGCCCTGCTCGACGGCGTGCACGAGCGCGGCATCAGGCTGCTGATGGACCTGGTGGTCAACCACACCTCCGACGAGCACCCGTGGTTCCTGGAGTCCCGCTCCTCCAGGGAGAACCCGAAGCGCGACTGGTACGTCTGGCGCGACGCCCGCCCCGGCACCACACCCGGGGAGCCGGGGGCCGAGCCCAACAACTGGGGGTCCTTCTTCTCCGGTCCCGCGTGGCACCTGGACGAGAGGACCGGTCAGTACTACCTGCACCTGTTCGACCGCAAGCAGCCCGACCTCAACTGGGAGAACCCCGAGGTCCGGGCCGCGGTCCACGAGATGATGCGGTGGTGGCTGGACCGCGGGGTCGACGGCTTCCGGATGGACGTCATCAACTTCATCTCCAAGGTGCCCGGCCTCCCCGACGCCCCGACCGCCCCCGGGCAGCAGCACGGCAACGCCTTCGCCCTCTTCGCCGACGGACCGCGGATCCACGAGTTCCTGGCCGAGATGACCCGGGAGGTGTTCGCCGGACGCGAGGGCCAGTTCCTCACCGTCGGCGAGATGCCCGGGGTCACCCCCGAGGAGGCGGTCCGCTACACCGACCCCGCCCGCGGCGAGGTCGACATGGTGTTCCAGTTCGAGCACGTCTCCCTCGACACCGACCCGCTGGACAAGTTCGCCTGGCGCGGGGTGGAGCTGGTCACCCTCAAGCGGTCGCTGCACCGCTGGCAGGACGCCCTGGCCGAGCGCGGCTGGAACAGCCTGTACTGGAACAACCACGACCAGCCCCGGGTGGTCTCCCGCTTCGGCGACGACGACCCGCAGTGGCGGGAGGCCTCGGCCAAGGCCCTGGGCACGGTGCTGCACGGGCTCCGCGGGACGCCCTACGTCTACCAGGGCGAGGAGCTGGGGATGACCAACTTCCCCTTCACCTCCGCCGACCAGCACCGCGACGTCGAGGCGGTCAACTACCACGCCCGCGTGCTCGAGCAGGGTCTGGACGAGGAGGCCGCGCTGGCCGGGATGGCCCGGGTCGGCCGGGACAACGCCCGCACCCCGGTGCAGTGGGACGACTCCCCGCACGCCGGGTTCACCACCGGCGAGCCGTGGCTGCCGGTCAACCCCAACCACACCTGGCTGAACGCCGCCGCCCAGGCCGAGGACCCCACCTCGGTGCTGCACCACTACCGCGCCCTGATCCGGCTGCGGCACGAGCTGGCGGTGCTGGCCGAGGGCCGGACCACGCTGCTGCTGCCCGACGACCCCACGCTGTGGGTCTACACCCGCGAGCACGCCGGCGAGCGGTTGCTGGTGGCGGTCAACTGCGGCCGCGAGCCCCGCGAGCTGGAGGTCGACGACACCTGGGTCGGGGCCGGGCTGGTGCTGGGCAACCTGCCCGGGACGCCGGAGGTGCTGGGCTCCGCGGGGCTGAGGCTGGGTGGGTGGGACGCCCGGATGTACCTGCGTCGCTGA